A genomic region of Saccopteryx bilineata isolate mSacBil1 chromosome 1, mSacBil1_pri_phased_curated, whole genome shotgun sequence contains the following coding sequences:
- the SLC25A41 gene encoding LOW QUALITY PROTEIN: mitochondrial carrier protein SCaMC-3L (The sequence of the model RefSeq protein was modified relative to this genomic sequence to represent the inferred CDS: inserted 2 bases in 1 codon), with protein sequence MVAKSEEAQKPCSRVQAVFKRSKALLTKASSSSPPVFWNPGGTHMYAYVFGHVYENNLQHIPSQQVLDTGEQLMVPVDVLEVNNEXALWKFLLSGAIAGAVSHTGTAPLDSAKFMQVYSSKTNFMNMLGGLRSMIQEGGFRSLWRDNGINIFKIALEYTIKFSIFEQCKNYFSEVHGSPPFQERLLAGSLVAATSQTLINPMEVLKTWLTLRWMGQYKGLLDCVRLILEQEGTRALYSGYLPNMLGIIPYACTDLASFLLSLFLLQILRCFWLKSGRDMADSSGLVNLSSVTLSTTCGQMASYPLTLVCTRIQAQDTVEGSNPTTCRVFQRILAQQGWPGLYRGMTPTLLKVLPEGGISYMVYEAIKKTLGI encoded by the exons ATGGTAGCTAAATCTGAGGAAGCCCAGAAGCCTTGCTCAAGGGTCCAGGCTGTGTTTAAAAGGAGCAAGGCCTTACTCACCAAAGCTTCATCCTCATCCCCACCCGTCTTCTGGAACCCAGGCGGTAcacatatgtatgcatatgtatttGGGCATGTGTATGAAAACAACCTGCAGCACATTCCATCACAGCAG GTACTTGACACAGGAGAGCAGCTGATGGTCCCTGTGGACGTGCTGGAAGTGAATAATGA AGCACTGTGGAAGTTTCTGCTCTCAGGAGCCATAGCTGGGGCGGTGTCTCACACTGGCACAGCCCCTCTGGACAGTGCCAAGTTCATGCAG GTTTACTCCTCCAAGACAAACTTCATGAATATGTTGGGAGGATTACGGAGCATGATCCAAGAGGGGGGCTTCCGTTCCCTGTGGCGTGACAATGGTATCAACATATTCAAGATTGCTCTAGAGTACACCATCAAGTTCTCCATCTTTGAACAG TGTAAGAATTACTTCTCTGAAGTGCATGGGTCCCCACCCTTTCAGGAACGTCTTCTTGCTGGCTCCTTGGTTGCAGCCACCTCCCAGACACTCATCAACCCCATGGAG GTGCTGAAGACATGGCTGACCCTGCGCTGGATGGGCCAATACAAGGGGCTACTGGACTGTGTCAGGCTGATCCTGGAGCAAGAGGGCACCCGTGCCCTTTATAGTGGCTACCTGCCCAACATGCTCGGAATCATCCCTTATGCCTGTACTGACCTGG CAAGCTTCCTcttgtccctctttctcttaCAGATACTCAGGTGCTTCTGGCTGAAGTCAGGCAGGGACATGGCAGACTCTAGTGGCCTGGTCAATCTGTCGTCAGTGACGCTGTCCACAACCTGTGGTCAGATGGCCAGTTACCCACTAACTTTGGTGTGCACCAGGATACAGGCTCAAG ACACTGTGGAGGGTTCAAATCCCACCACGTGCAGAGTCTTCCAGCGGATCCTGGCCCAGCAGGGCTGGCCAGGGCTATACCGAGGTATGACCCCCACCTTACTGAAGGTGTTGCCGGAAGGTGGCATCAGCTACATGGTGTACGAAGCCATAAAGAAAACCCTGGGTATATAG